In Mesorhizobium sp. 113-3-3, a genomic segment contains:
- a CDS encoding 3-keto-5-aminohexanoate cleavage protein, whose amino-acid sequence MAPRKVIITCAVTGSVHTPSMSPYLPVTPDQIASDAIAAAEAGASILHLHARDPRDGRPTADPDVFMQFLPRIKQASDAVINITTGGSSLMTLDQRLAAPLRAEPEMCSLNMGSMNFALFPMLDKPREWQHEWEPKLLEATRDTIFKNTFADMEGVLERLGKGCGTRFEFECYDVGHLYSLAHFRDRGLVSGPLFIQFVLGILGGIGADPDNLIHMKRIADKLFGDSYQFSVLAAGRQQMPLISIAAAMGGNVRVGLEDSLYDGRQLAKSNADQVRRIRGILDGLSLEVATPAEARQMLALKGGDRVAF is encoded by the coding sequence ATGGCGCCGCGAAAAGTCATCATCACCTGCGCCGTCACCGGCTCGGTGCACACGCCATCGATGTCGCCCTACCTGCCGGTGACGCCGGACCAGATCGCTTCGGATGCCATCGCCGCGGCCGAAGCCGGCGCCTCGATCCTGCATCTGCATGCACGGGACCCCAGGGATGGCCGGCCGACCGCCGATCCCGACGTCTTCATGCAGTTCCTGCCGCGTATCAAGCAAGCGAGCGATGCGGTGATCAACATCACCACCGGCGGCTCTTCCTTGATGACGCTGGACCAGCGATTGGCAGCCCCCTTGCGGGCGGAGCCAGAAATGTGCTCGCTCAACATGGGCTCGATGAATTTTGCGCTGTTTCCGATGCTCGACAAGCCACGCGAATGGCAGCACGAGTGGGAGCCGAAGCTGCTCGAAGCCACGCGCGACACCATCTTCAAGAACACTTTCGCCGATATGGAAGGCGTGCTTGAAAGGCTGGGCAAGGGGTGCGGCACGCGCTTCGAATTCGAATGCTACGATGTCGGCCACCTCTATTCACTGGCGCATTTCCGCGACCGCGGGCTGGTGTCGGGACCGCTGTTCATCCAGTTCGTGCTCGGCATTCTGGGCGGCATCGGCGCCGATCCGGACAATCTCATCCACATGAAGCGCATCGCCGACAAACTGTTCGGCGACAGCTACCAGTTCTCGGTGCTCGCTGCCGGCCGCCAGCAGATGCCGCTGATCTCGATCGCCGCGGCGATGGGCGGCAATGTCCGTGTCGGGCTGGAGGACAGCCTCTATGATGGCCGCCAGCTGGCGAAATCCAATGCCGACCAGGTGCGCCGTATCCGTGGCATTCTCGATGGCCTGTCACTGGAGGTTGCCACGCCGGCCGAGGCGCGTCAGATGCTGGCGCTGAAGGGTGGCGACAGGGTGGCTTTCTAG
- a CDS encoding amino acid ABC transporter ATP-binding protein has translation MSLRQPMVEVRGARKSFGAVEVLKGIDLSIERGQIVAIIGPSGSGKSTLLRSINHLETLNGGEVWLDGMQVNQPLRGQAFERHINRVRQQMGMVFQHFNLFPHLTVIENITMGPVILKGMAKGEARALAHGLLSKVGLADKIDAYPSRLSGGQKQRVAIARALAMQPKVMLFDEATSALDPELVDEVNAVMKQLAAEHMTMLIVTHEMRFAGEVADRVLFMDGGVVVEEGPPADIFRAPQKERTRGFLKKYLSA, from the coding sequence ATGAGCTTGCGGCAGCCGATGGTCGAGGTTCGTGGTGCACGCAAATCCTTTGGCGCCGTCGAGGTCCTGAAGGGCATAGATTTGTCGATCGAACGTGGGCAGATCGTGGCGATCATCGGGCCGAGCGGCTCCGGCAAGAGCACGCTGCTGCGCTCGATCAACCATCTTGAGACGTTGAACGGTGGCGAAGTCTGGCTGGATGGCATGCAGGTCAACCAGCCGCTTCGCGGCCAGGCTTTCGAACGGCACATCAACAGGGTGCGCCAGCAGATGGGCATGGTGTTCCAGCACTTCAATCTGTTCCCGCACCTGACCGTCATCGAGAACATCACCATGGGGCCGGTGATCCTGAAAGGCATGGCGAAAGGCGAGGCTCGGGCTTTGGCGCACGGGCTTTTGTCCAAGGTCGGACTCGCCGACAAGATCGACGCCTATCCCTCCAGGCTTTCGGGCGGCCAGAAGCAGCGCGTAGCGATTGCGCGTGCGCTGGCCATGCAGCCCAAGGTGATGCTGTTCGACGAGGCCACCTCGGCGCTCGACCCGGAACTGGTCGACGAAGTCAACGCGGTGATGAAACAGCTTGCCGCCGAACACATGACCATGCTCATCGTAACGCATGAAATGCGCTTTGCCGGTGAGGTGGCCGACAGGGTGCTGTTCATGGATGGCGGCGTGGTCGTCGAGGAAGGCCCGCCGGCCGACATTTTCCGCGCGCCACAGAAGGAACGCACCCGCGGCTTTCTCAAGAAATATCTTTCCGCCTGA
- a CDS encoding N,N-dimethylformamidase beta subunit family domain-containing protein — protein sequence MTRLPTEFPDFGLTAEQRRHAVRGHYYEWPGMDGERGEIWCYSDRFSYRAGETVTLHVSSTAPSFGMTIIRDGDAETKVFEKSGIASRWQDSPDQCSAEGCGWEASFEFRVGSDWPSGAYRVTLTADGRDGKPIHSHHLFIVSPQPGRKPGRVLQVAATGTWLAYNTWGGSNHYQGITGPDRNQYSPIVSTQRPWCRGFVVLPKSAPRVPLEVAVPPKTVPRYPHMEWALATGHSKKYASSGWASYDSHFFRFAERAGYEVDLASQHDLHFSPDILDGYDCAVFVGHDEYWTWEMRDAVDRYVERGGHAARFAGNFMWQTRLEDEGRRQVCYKYRARKEDPAYLQGGDVTRATNSWEAPEIGRPGSSTFGLNATRGVYAGWGGCAPRGVRGFPVYRPEHWAFAGTGIYYGDLLGAASHVYGYEVDGLDFEIRGGLPYPTATSGAPDGLQVLAVGMASQVEESADIPIEDQFLTDEDGRFTAETLFGEASDANLEKVKRGNGMIVNFPRGKGEVFHAGSCEWVAGLLRQDPMVERVTQNVLDRYLGKS from the coding sequence ATGACCAGATTGCCTACGGAATTCCCCGATTTCGGACTGACGGCCGAGCAGCGCCGCCACGCGGTGCGCGGCCACTATTACGAGTGGCCAGGCATGGACGGCGAGCGCGGCGAGATCTGGTGCTACAGCGACCGGTTTTCCTATCGCGCCGGCGAGACAGTGACACTGCATGTCAGTTCGACGGCTCCGTCCTTCGGCATGACGATTATCCGCGACGGAGACGCCGAGACCAAGGTGTTCGAGAAATCGGGCATTGCGTCGCGCTGGCAGGACAGTCCGGACCAGTGCTCGGCCGAGGGCTGCGGTTGGGAAGCGTCGTTCGAATTCCGTGTCGGCAGCGACTGGCCGTCCGGCGCCTACCGGGTGACGTTGACCGCAGACGGGCGCGACGGCAAGCCGATCCACAGCCACCACCTTTTCATCGTCTCTCCGCAGCCAGGCAGGAAGCCAGGCCGCGTGCTGCAGGTGGCGGCGACGGGCACCTGGCTTGCCTACAACACCTGGGGCGGCTCCAACCACTATCAGGGCATCACCGGTCCCGACCGCAATCAGTATTCGCCCATCGTGTCGACGCAACGCCCCTGGTGTCGTGGCTTCGTCGTGCTGCCCAAGAGTGCGCCGCGCGTGCCGCTGGAGGTCGCCGTGCCGCCAAAGACGGTGCCACGCTACCCCCACATGGAATGGGCGCTGGCCACCGGCCATTCGAAGAAATACGCCTCGTCCGGCTGGGCGAGCTATGACAGCCACTTCTTCCGGTTCGCCGAACGGGCCGGCTACGAAGTCGATCTGGCGAGCCAGCATGACCTGCATTTCTCGCCCGACATTCTCGACGGCTATGACTGCGCTGTCTTCGTCGGCCATGACGAATACTGGACCTGGGAAATGCGCGATGCGGTCGACAGATACGTCGAACGCGGCGGCCATGCGGCGCGCTTTGCCGGCAATTTCATGTGGCAGACCAGGCTCGAGGACGAGGGTCGTCGGCAGGTCTGCTACAAATACCGCGCGCGCAAGGAGGATCCCGCCTATCTCCAAGGCGGCGACGTCACCCGCGCCACCAATTCCTGGGAAGCGCCGGAAATCGGCCGGCCTGGCTCGTCGACCTTCGGCCTCAACGCCACGCGCGGCGTCTATGCCGGCTGGGGCGGCTGCGCGCCGCGCGGCGTGCGTGGCTTTCCGGTCTACCGGCCGGAACACTGGGCCTTTGCCGGCACCGGCATCTACTATGGCGACCTGCTCGGCGCCGCGAGCCATGTCTATGGCTACGAGGTCGACGGGCTCGACTTCGAAATCCGTGGCGGCCTGCCCTATCCCACCGCGACCAGCGGCGCGCCGGACGGCTTGCAGGTTCTGGCCGTCGGCATGGCGTCCCAGGTCGAGGAGAGCGCCGACATTCCGATCGAGGACCAGTTCCTGACCGATGAGGACGGTCGCTTCACCGCCGAGACGCTGTTTGGCGAGGCAAGCGATGCCAATCTTGAAAAAGTCAAACGCGGCAATGGCATGATCGTCAATTTCCCACGCGGCAAGGGCGAGGTGTTCCACGCCGGCAGCTGCGAATGGGTGGCCGGCCTGCTAAGACAAGACCCGATGGTCGAACGCGTCACGCAGAATGTTCTCGATCGCTACCTTGGAAAGTCCTGA
- a CDS encoding cysteine desulfurase-like protein, with protein MVDFPIEVVRGQFPALSLTDKGRRRIYLDNPAGTQVPQAVADAVSHCLLTTNANLGGYFETTVAAQAVVDEAHQAMADFLGAASPQEIIIGANMTTLTYHMSRTLGRTLKPGDELILTRMDHEGNVSPWLQLAEDLGLVVRWLSFDEKSWQVEEATLIGLLSDKTRLVALNYASNLTGSINRVRPLTAIAKQAGALVYVDAVQFAPHGLIDVQELGCDFLICSAYKFFGPHMGILWGRLDIIEGLKPYKCRCSSNGLPERFELGTPQIELMAGLTAAIDYFAELGAAAGEGGSRRLNIAKAFEVAIAYENPLAQRLIDGLSDIPGLTIHGITDPKRLADRVPTVSFTVDGIVPETIARQMNAENIFLWSGHNYAWEIVHQLGIPAEQGVVRIGIAHYNTAAEIDETLESVHRVIAMLRQQRS; from the coding sequence ATGGTGGATTTCCCGATCGAGGTCGTGCGTGGACAATTTCCAGCGCTTTCCCTGACCGACAAGGGCCGCCGTCGCATCTATCTCGACAACCCTGCCGGCACGCAGGTGCCGCAGGCGGTGGCCGATGCGGTGTCGCATTGCCTGCTCACCACCAATGCCAATCTCGGCGGCTATTTCGAAACGACGGTCGCGGCTCAAGCTGTCGTCGACGAGGCGCATCAGGCGATGGCCGATTTTCTTGGAGCGGCGAGCCCGCAGGAAATCATCATAGGCGCCAACATGACGACGCTGACCTATCACATGTCGCGCACGCTTGGCCGCACGCTGAAACCGGGCGACGAGCTCATCCTCACCCGCATGGACCATGAGGGCAATGTCTCGCCCTGGCTGCAACTGGCCGAGGATTTGGGCCTCGTGGTGCGCTGGCTGTCGTTCGACGAAAAGAGCTGGCAGGTTGAGGAGGCGACGCTGATCGGTTTGCTGTCCGACAAGACACGGCTGGTCGCGTTGAATTATGCCTCGAACCTCACCGGCTCGATCAACCGGGTCAGGCCCCTGACCGCCATCGCAAAACAGGCCGGCGCCCTGGTCTATGTCGACGCCGTGCAGTTCGCCCCGCATGGCCTGATCGACGTGCAGGAGCTCGGCTGCGATTTCCTGATCTGCTCGGCCTACAAATTCTTCGGCCCGCATATGGGCATCTTGTGGGGGCGGCTGGATATCATCGAGGGCCTGAAGCCCTACAAATGCCGTTGCTCTTCGAATGGCCTGCCCGAGCGCTTCGAGCTTGGCACGCCGCAGATCGAGCTGATGGCCGGCCTCACGGCGGCGATCGACTACTTCGCCGAGCTGGGTGCGGCGGCGGGCGAGGGTGGTTCGCGCAGGCTGAACATCGCCAAGGCGTTCGAAGTCGCGATAGCCTATGAAAACCCGCTGGCGCAAAGGCTGATCGATGGCCTGTCCGACATTCCGGGCCTGACCATCCACGGCATCACTGATCCGAAACGGCTCGCAGATCGTGTGCCGACGGTCTCCTTCACCGTCGACGGCATCGTTCCCGAGACGATCGCGCGGCAGATGAACGCCGAGAACATCTTCCTGTGGTCCGGCCACAACTACGCCTGGGAGATCGTCCACCAGCTCGGCATTCCGGCCGAGCAGGGCGTCGTGCGCATCGGCATTGCCCATTACAACACGGCGGCCGAGATCGACGAGACGCTGGAGAGCGTGCACCGGGTTATCGCCATGCTCAGGCAGCAGCGCTCCTGA
- a CDS encoding aldo/keto reductase codes for MHKRRLGRTDLLVTQICLGSMTWGQQNTEAEGHAQMDLAFSRGVNFIDTAELYPIPPKAETQGRTEKIIGSWMKAKGNRDKVILASKVVGRTANSWFRGNRPSQLVRADIFDAVDKSLAKLGTDYLDLYQIHWPERDIPWGANPTRIGAVARRPDADGAPANETPIAETLSVFDELVKAGKIRHFGLSNESSWGLMRFLAEADKGIGPRVASIQNAYNLVNRTFEVNLAEVCEREQVSLLPYSPLAQGYLSGKYDHGARPQGSRSQLFNRGQRYETPNAAEVLLEYNELARSFGMEPALFANAYVSSRPFVTSNIIGATTIAQLEMALSSVDVVWTEEMQKAVDAIHQRVGNPCP; via the coding sequence ATGCACAAACGCCGTCTCGGTCGGACCGATCTTCTTGTTACCCAGATCTGCCTTGGTTCGATGACCTGGGGCCAGCAGAACACCGAGGCCGAAGGTCACGCACAGATGGATCTGGCTTTTTCGCGCGGCGTCAATTTCATCGACACCGCCGAACTCTACCCGATCCCGCCCAAGGCGGAGACGCAGGGGCGGACCGAAAAGATCATCGGCAGCTGGATGAAGGCAAAGGGCAACCGTGACAAGGTGATTCTTGCCTCCAAGGTCGTCGGCCGCACCGCCAACTCCTGGTTTCGCGGCAACAGGCCGTCGCAACTGGTGCGCGCCGATATTTTTGACGCCGTCGACAAATCGCTGGCCAAGCTCGGCACGGACTATCTCGACCTCTACCAGATCCACTGGCCGGAACGGGATATCCCCTGGGGTGCCAACCCGACGCGCATCGGCGCCGTGGCGCGCCGGCCCGATGCCGACGGCGCGCCGGCCAACGAAACACCGATCGCCGAGACCCTTTCAGTGTTCGACGAACTGGTGAAGGCAGGAAAGATCCGTCATTTCGGCCTGTCGAACGAGAGTTCCTGGGGCCTCATGCGGTTCCTGGCCGAGGCCGACAAAGGCATTGGCCCCCGCGTTGCGTCGATCCAGAACGCCTACAATCTCGTCAATCGCACCTTCGAGGTGAACCTTGCGGAGGTCTGCGAGCGCGAACAGGTGTCGTTGCTTCCCTATTCGCCGCTGGCGCAGGGTTACCTCTCAGGCAAATACGACCATGGCGCCCGACCGCAGGGCTCGCGCTCGCAGCTGTTCAATCGTGGCCAGCGCTACGAGACGCCGAATGCAGCCGAAGTGCTGCTCGAATACAATGAACTGGCGCGCTCATTCGGCATGGAGCCGGCGCTGTTTGCCAACGCCTATGTGTCGAGCCGGCCCTTCGTCACCTCGAACATCATAGGCGCGACGACCATTGCGCAGCTCGAAATGGCTTTATCTTCGGTGGATGTGGTCTGGACCGAGGAGATGCAGAAGGCGGTGGATGCGATCCACCAGCGGGTCGGCAATCCCTGTCCCTGA
- a CDS encoding aminotransferase family protein, whose translation MSKIQTAAQVTEARRESHLFYLSSLRRPLIDRAEGIYMWTQDGRRFIDGSSGPMVANIGHSNRNVLDAMKRQMDRATFAYRLHFENEPAEELARELAGKLPEGIDRIFFVSGGSEATESCIKLARQWAVATGQASRWKVITRFPSYHGGTLGSLSITGDDALSETFEPMMRVMPTVPAPTAWRDRDNLSMEQRGVRYADMLEEKILAEGPESVVAFIMEPIGGAATAALVAPDSYYARIREICDRYGILLIHDEVMSGAGRTGKFLGGDHWNCKPDIVALSKGLGSGYAPLGALAAPMRLVQPLLASGGFQHGHTYAGNPLACAAGLAVLGEMDRLDLITNAAAMGDVLMDGLKGLAKRFPFIADVRGKGLLTGAEMVADPETLRPIDQGKKATQRLLDLAYERGLIIYGRRVKGGVDGDNFMVAPPMIVTAEQIGEIISIIGDSLEALASELDLPVEGRG comes from the coding sequence ATGTCGAAGATCCAGACCGCCGCTCAAGTCACCGAGGCGCGCCGAGAATCGCATCTGTTCTATTTGTCCAGCCTGCGCCGGCCGCTGATCGACCGCGCCGAGGGCATCTATATGTGGACGCAGGACGGCCGCCGCTTCATCGACGGCTCGAGCGGGCCGATGGTCGCCAATATCGGCCATTCCAACCGCAATGTTCTCGACGCCATGAAGCGCCAGATGGACCGTGCCACCTTCGCCTACCGGCTGCATTTCGAGAACGAGCCGGCGGAAGAACTCGCGCGGGAACTGGCCGGAAAGCTGCCGGAAGGCATCGACCGCATCTTCTTCGTCTCGGGCGGCTCGGAGGCGACGGAATCCTGCATCAAGCTGGCGCGACAATGGGCTGTCGCCACCGGTCAGGCCAGCCGCTGGAAAGTGATCACGCGGTTTCCCTCCTATCATGGCGGCACACTGGGTTCGCTGTCGATCACCGGCGACGACGCGCTGTCCGAGACTTTTGAGCCGATGATGCGGGTGATGCCAACCGTGCCGGCGCCGACCGCCTGGCGCGACCGCGACAATCTTTCGATGGAACAGCGCGGCGTCCGCTATGCCGACATGCTGGAAGAGAAGATTCTTGCCGAAGGGCCGGAAAGTGTCGTGGCCTTCATCATGGAACCGATTGGCGGTGCCGCGACCGCGGCCCTTGTCGCGCCGGACAGCTACTATGCGCGCATCCGCGAGATCTGCGACCGCTACGGTATCCTGCTTATCCACGATGAAGTCATGAGCGGCGCCGGCCGCACAGGCAAATTCCTCGGCGGCGACCACTGGAACTGCAAGCCGGACATCGTCGCGCTGTCGAAGGGGTTGGGCTCTGGCTATGCGCCGCTCGGCGCGCTGGCCGCGCCGATGCGGCTGGTGCAGCCGCTGCTCGCCTCCGGCGGCTTCCAGCATGGCCATACCTATGCCGGCAATCCGCTGGCCTGCGCCGCCGGCCTTGCCGTGCTTGGCGAAATGGACCGGCTCGACCTGATTACCAATGCGGCCGCCATGGGCGACGTGCTGATGGACGGGCTGAAGGGGCTGGCGAAGCGCTTTCCGTTCATCGCCGACGTGCGCGGCAAGGGCCTGCTGACCGGCGCCGAAATGGTCGCCGATCCTGAGACGCTGCGGCCGATCGACCAGGGCAAGAAAGCCACGCAGCGGCTGCTCGACCTTGCCTATGAGCGCGGGCTGATCATCTATGGCCGCAGGGTCAAGGGCGGCGTCGACGGCGACAATTTCATGGTCGCGCCACCGATGATCGTCACGGCTGAACAGATCGGTGAGATCATTTCCATCATCGGCGACTCGCTGGAGGCCCTGGCGTCAGAACTCGACCTGCCGGTCGAAGGCCGGGGGTAA
- a CDS encoding GNAT family N-acetyltransferase, which yields MADKNQTATSDTVIRPGTIEDADTIHAALLELGTHIGAHQEITSTSDDIRRYGFGEKPAFSTLIAEVDGEFAGLCLHFPIFSTWMGRPGVYVQDLYVENRFRGRKIGERLLRRVAAECRKDGGVYLRLSVDTDNEGAKAFYERLGIAWSSYEQTQKIVGDAFFAFADAPEEPE from the coding sequence ATGGCAGACAAGAACCAGACCGCGACCAGCGATACAGTCATCCGTCCCGGCACCATCGAAGACGCCGATACCATCCACGCCGCGCTTCTCGAACTCGGCACCCATATCGGCGCGCATCAGGAGATCACGTCCACATCGGATGATATCCGCCGCTACGGCTTTGGCGAGAAGCCTGCCTTCTCGACCCTGATCGCCGAGGTGGACGGCGAATTCGCCGGTCTGTGCCTGCATTTCCCGATCTTTTCGACCTGGATGGGACGGCCCGGCGTCTATGTGCAGGACCTCTATGTCGAGAACCGGTTCCGTGGCCGTAAGATCGGCGAACGCTTGTTGCGGCGCGTCGCGGCAGAGTGCCGCAAGGACGGCGGCGTCTATCTCAGGCTGTCGGTCGACACCGACAATGAAGGCGCCAAGGCCTTCTACGAGAGACTGGGCATCGCCTGGTCGAGTTACGAACAGACGCAGAAGATCGTCGGCGACGCGTTTTTCGCCTTCGCCGACGCGCCGGAGGAGCCGGAATGA
- a CDS encoding histone deacetylase family protein codes for MKAFYAEEQKRHDPKAFLSSGAAQPNPEKPERVERLLAGAKSAGCTIERPRNHGLGPVSGVHTPEYLDFLEHIFERWQRIDGASAEVIPNIHPIARSGSYPASAVGQAGYHMADTACPISGETWQSALWSAWSAVEAAETVMAGASAAYALCRPPGHHAFADVAGGFCFINNSAVAAQVLRKQVARVAILDVDLHHGNGTQGIFYARPDVLTVSLHADPVRFYPFFWGHADERGEGPGLGYNFNLPLPRKSADAAFLEALEVAFQRIRAFSPDALVVALGLDAFEGDPFGGLSVTTPGFSRIGEAIGKLGLPTVIVQEGGYLCDALGENLTAFLTGFGGKAR; via the coding sequence ATGAAAGCCTTTTACGCCGAGGAGCAGAAGCGCCACGACCCCAAGGCGTTTCTTTCCAGTGGGGCGGCGCAGCCGAACCCGGAAAAGCCCGAGCGCGTCGAGAGACTGTTAGCCGGCGCAAAATCTGCGGGCTGCACGATCGAGCGGCCACGCAATCATGGGCTCGGCCCGGTCTCGGGGGTGCATACGCCCGAATATCTCGATTTCCTCGAGCATATTTTCGAGCGCTGGCAGCGCATCGATGGCGCCTCGGCCGAAGTGATCCCCAACATCCACCCGATCGCGCGCAGCGGCTCTTATCCCGCATCCGCCGTCGGCCAGGCCGGCTATCACATGGCCGATACCGCTTGCCCGATCTCGGGCGAGACATGGCAAAGCGCGCTGTGGAGCGCCTGGAGCGCGGTCGAAGCCGCCGAAACGGTGATGGCGGGAGCATCGGCCGCCTATGCGCTGTGCCGCCCGCCTGGCCACCATGCCTTTGCCGATGTCGCTGGCGGCTTCTGCTTCATCAACAATTCGGCTGTTGCGGCGCAGGTGCTGCGCAAGCAGGTGGCGCGGGTGGCGATCCTCGATGTCGACCTGCACCACGGCAACGGCACACAAGGCATCTTCTACGCGCGGCCCGACGTACTCACCGTTTCGCTGCATGCCGATCCGGTGCGGTTCTATCCGTTCTTCTGGGGTCATGCCGACGAGCGTGGCGAAGGCCCGGGCCTTGGCTACAATTTCAACCTGCCGCTGCCGCGTAAATCCGCCGACGCGGCGTTTCTGGAAGCGCTTGAGGTGGCGTTCCAGCGGATCCGCGCCTTCTCGCCCGATGCGCTGGTGGTGGCGCTCGGTCTTGATGCGTTCGAAGGCGATCCGTTCGGAGGGCTTTCGGTGACGACGCCCGGCTTCTCGCGCATTGGCGAGGCGATTGGCAAACTCGGCCTGCCGACGGTCATCGTCCAGGAAGGCGGCTATCTCTGTGACGCACTCGGCGAGAACCTCACCGCTTTCCTCACCGGTTTCGGCGGCAAGGCGCGCTGA
- a CDS encoding amino acid ABC transporter permease, giving the protein MQGLDFTVVAPYWDLLLTGAWWTAVLTVSAGGLSFVFGILFAVIVLYAPAILAYPVRAFMWLFMGTPLLLQLFLIYFGLVQVGIDIPALAAGIVGLGLHFAVYNADVIRAGIVAVDVGQTEGARSIGFGKWQTLRYVVIPQAIRNTAPPIGGNLIALLKESSIVSVIGIAELVHSAQLAISETFRPFEFYITAAALYYVLNLVLEAGLRRFERNVEVSR; this is encoded by the coding sequence ATGCAAGGTCTCGATTTTACCGTCGTCGCGCCCTATTGGGACCTGCTGTTGACAGGTGCGTGGTGGACCGCCGTGCTGACCGTCTCAGCTGGAGGGTTGAGCTTCGTCTTCGGCATACTGTTTGCCGTCATCGTGCTCTATGCCCCGGCAATCCTCGCCTATCCCGTGCGCGCCTTCATGTGGCTGTTCATGGGCACGCCGCTCTTGCTGCAACTGTTCCTGATCTATTTCGGCCTGGTGCAGGTCGGCATAGACATCCCGGCGCTCGCCGCCGGCATCGTCGGGCTTGGCCTGCATTTCGCCGTCTACAATGCCGATGTCATCCGCGCCGGCATCGTGGCGGTCGATGTCGGCCAGACCGAGGGTGCGCGCAGCATCGGCTTCGGCAAGTGGCAGACGCTGCGCTACGTCGTGATACCGCAAGCCATCCGCAACACGGCTCCGCCGATCGGCGGCAACCTGATCGCGCTGTTGAAGGAATCCTCCATCGTCTCGGTCATCGGTATCGCTGAGTTGGTCCATTCGGCCCAGCTGGCGATCAGCGAAACCTTCCGCCCCTTTGAGTTCTACATCACGGCCGCCGCGCTCTACTACGTTCTCAATCTCGTGCTCGAAGCGGGCCTGCGTCGCTTCGAACGCAATGTGGAGGTTTCCCGATGA
- a CDS encoding DUF523 domain-containing protein → MERVLVSACLLGSHVRYNGSYRLNGHPVLTRWQAEGRVVQICPEVAAGFSTPRPAAEIHGTADAVLQGQGRVVEQTGSDVTALYLEAGQLALELARETGCRYAVLTDGSPSCGSSFVYDGSFSGKRVAGRGTTTALLEANGIRVFSEDDIGDLDDLLTKPGSAENAA, encoded by the coding sequence ATGGAAAGGGTTCTCGTCTCCGCCTGCCTGCTCGGCAGCCATGTCCGCTATAACGGCTCCTATCGCCTGAACGGCCATCCGGTCCTGACACGTTGGCAGGCGGAAGGACGGGTCGTGCAAATCTGTCCGGAGGTTGCCGCAGGTTTCTCCACGCCGCGCCCTGCGGCTGAAATTCACGGCACGGCCGACGCTGTGCTCCAGGGCCAGGGTCGCGTGGTCGAGCAGACGGGAAGCGATGTGACCGCACTCTATCTCGAAGCCGGGCAGCTTGCGCTCGAACTGGCCCGAGAGACAGGATGCCGCTACGCGGTTCTGACCGACGGCAGCCCGTCCTGCGGCTCAAGCTTCGTCTATGACGGCAGTTTTTCAGGAAAACGGGTGGCGGGTCGTGGCACGACCACTGCTCTGCTGGAAGCCAATGGCATTCGCGTCTTTTCGGAAGACGATATCGGCGACCTTGACGATCTCCTGACCAAGCCCGGCTCAGCCGAAAACGCGGCCTGA
- a CDS encoding amino acid ABC transporter permease yields the protein MDFSLMSRVFPFFVEAALVTLELTVLALVLGLLAAALAAAARMSRSAILRAVGTAYVSLFRGTPCLIQLFVLYFGGPQIGINLDPFSAGVIGLGLNIGAYMAESIRGAVVAVDRGQTEAARTIGFSRLQTLRKVVLPQAARLMIRPLGVNTVALLKGSALVSTISVVELTYTAQRFIGSTYKPFEIFGVAALLYMVMVYAVASIVDFLDKRFAIV from the coding sequence ATGGATTTCTCCTTGATGAGCCGCGTCTTCCCCTTCTTCGTGGAAGCCGCGCTGGTGACGCTGGAACTGACAGTGCTGGCCCTGGTTCTCGGCCTGCTTGCGGCTGCCCTGGCCGCGGCCGCCAGGATGTCGAGGTCCGCGATCCTGCGTGCCGTTGGCACGGCCTATGTCAGCCTGTTTCGCGGCACGCCCTGCCTCATCCAGCTCTTCGTACTCTATTTCGGCGGTCCGCAGATCGGCATCAATCTGGATCCGTTCTCAGCGGGCGTGATCGGGCTTGGCCTCAACATCGGCGCCTATATGGCCGAATCGATCCGCGGCGCCGTGGTGGCGGTCGACCGGGGCCAGACCGAGGCTGCCCGTACGATCGGCTTCAGCCGTTTGCAGACCTTGCGCAAGGTCGTTCTGCCGCAGGCAGCACGCCTGATGATCCGGCCGCTTGGCGTCAATACGGTCGCGCTGCTGAAGGGCTCGGCATTGGTGTCCACCATCTCCGTTGTGGAGCTGACCTACACCGCCCAACGCTTCATCGGCTCGACTTACAAGCCGTTCGAGATCTTTGGCGTCGCGGCTCTGCTCTACATGGTCATGGTCTACGCCGTCGCCAGCATCGTCGATTTTCTCGACAAGCGCTTTGCAATCGTCTGA